The Arachis ipaensis cultivar K30076 chromosome B07, Araip1.1, whole genome shotgun sequence genomic interval AAAATACATCAAGGTCAAGGAGTTTTACTGGCACAGGAAGATTGCTTACTGGAGAGACTGTGCCATCTGCTCCTCTACCATCAGAGCCTATTACACATGCAGTCACTTTCTGGAGGAATGGGTTCTCTGTCGGTGATGGTCCTTTACGGAGTTTTGATGATCCACAGAACGCAGCATTTCTGGAGGTAATCTAACTGCCATGGTGTTTGATTCAAAAAGTTCTAGATAAGCCATATATTCGCATACTTCATACTTTAATTCATTGNTTTCCATTTGAATTATTATATTCTTATCATCATTTATTCCTCGAACAGAGCATAAAGAGATCCGAGTGTCCCAAGGAGCTTGAACCAGCAGACCGAAGAACTGCTGTCCATGTCAGCCTCACAAGGAAGGATGAAAACTACCCTGTATGCTCTTCTTATCTCAGCTCATGTAGATTTGTTATCTATAGTTATCTGTATATCtatttgttatttacatttcctttttcttttttgcaaATTATCTACAGGAACCAGCAAAGCCACGTCATCTCCCTTTCCGTGGTGTTGGAAGAACTTTAGGTAGCAGCTCCTCCAGTGGTGAAGCAGCTGGTGAATCTCGCGTAGCAGCTCCAGTGCCAACAATGGGTTTAGTCATAGATGAGTCACAGCCAGTAACATCAATCCAGTTAAGGTTAGCTGATGGTACACGCATGGTTTCTCGTTTCAATCACCACCACACTATCAGAGATGTCCGAGCATTCATTGATGCATCAAGACCCGGTGGAGCAATAAGTTACCAACTGCAGACAATGGGTTTCCCTCCCAAACAACTCACTGAAATGGACCAGACTATAGAGCAAGCTGGTATAGCCAATTCAGTTATCATCCAAAGATTGTAGGTTGTTTTTTCACATTCTATATTCAGGTCAACTTGAGATTACCTGCATTTATGGTTAAACATTGATTGATCAACTTACTTTGGTGAATTTCATATGACGTGCTTGGTTAGTATATTCTCCTTCCAAAA includes:
- the LOC107609424 gene encoding plant UBX domain-containing protein 4 isoform X1, whose amino-acid sequence is METTNPDNPDATAALVDSFCEVTSATKQEALFFLESHNYDLDAALTTFLDNDANNNNNAAAAAPATATVAANISPPNDAVANPNALSESPSPASESHSPDFSPSPSRSRSASPTPSRAPYELRSRRASGKEPAAKSSGSQRGGIRTLRDLKRSSTDQGDEDDDDDDSDEGQYFYAGGQKSSMLVQDPTKGTDVDDIFDQARQSAVDPPSENTSRSRSFTGTGRLLTGETVPSAPLPSEPITHAVTFWRNGFSVGDGPLRSFDDPQNAAFLESIKRSECPKELEPADRRTAVHVSLTRKDENYPEPAKPRHLPFRGVGRTLGSSSSSGEAAGESRVAAPVPTMGLVIDESQPVTSIQLRLADGTRMVSRFNHHHTIRDVRAFIDASRPGGAISYQLQTMGFPPKQLTEMDQTIEQAGIANSVIIQRL
- the LOC107609424 gene encoding plant UBX domain-containing protein 4 isoform X2, with the protein product METTNPDNPDATAALVDSFCEVTSATKQEALFFLESHNYDLDAALTTFLDNDANNNNNAAAAAPATATVAANISPPNDAVANPNALSESPSPASESHSPDFSPSPSRSRSASPTPSRAPYELRSRRASGKEPAAKSSGSQRGGIRTLRDLKRSSTDQGDEDDDDDDSDEGQYFYAGGQKSMLVQDPTKGTDVDDIFDQARQSAVDPPSENTSRSRSFTGTGRLLTGETVPSAPLPSEPITHAVTFWRNGFSVGDGPLRSFDDPQNAAFLESIKRSECPKELEPADRRTAVHVSLTRKDENYPEPAKPRHLPFRGVGRTLGSSSSSGEAAGESRVAAPVPTMGLVIDESQPVTSIQLRLADGTRMVSRFNHHHTIRDVRAFIDASRPGGAISYQLQTMGFPPKQLTEMDQTIEQAGIANSVIIQRL